The following proteins are co-located in the Xiphophorus maculatus strain JP 163 A chromosome 24, X_maculatus-5.0-male, whole genome shotgun sequence genome:
- the LOC102227170 gene encoding cytochrome P450 20A1, whose amino-acid sequence MLDFAIFAVTFVIILVGAVLYLYPSSRRASGVPGLYPTDEKDGNLQDIINQGSLHEFLVNLHQEFGSVASFWFGGRPVVSLGSVNQLKQHINPNHTTDSFETMLKSLLGYPPGMGGGPNESVVRKKLYEGAINNSLKNNFPVVLKVAEELVGKWKSFPEAQHTPLCAHLLGLALKTVTQLGLGERFKDDAEIISFRKNHDAIWSEIGKGYMDGSMEKSSSRKVHYEKALSEMESMLLSVVKERKAQRKQTAFVDALLQSSLTERQVMEDCMVFTLAGCVITANLCIWALHFLSTSKEVQDKLYQELQDVLGSDPVSLDKIPQLRYCQQVLNETVRTAKLTPVAARLQEVEGKVDQHVIPKETLVIYALGVVLQDADTWSAPYRFDPDRFEEEPARKSFCLLGFSGNQTCPELRFAYTVATVLLSTLVRQLKLHQLKDQVAEVKSELVSTPKDETWITVSSRKS is encoded by the exons ATGTTGGACTTTGCCATCTTCGCGGTCACGTTTGTCATCATTTTGGTCGGAGCTGTTCTCTATTTGTACCCG tcGTCCAGAAGGGCCTCTGGTGTCCCTGGTCTGTACCCCACAGATGAGAA GGATGGAAACTTGCAGGACATCATCAACCAAGGCAGTCTGCACGAGTTCCTTGTTAACCTGCATCAGGAGTTTGGATCCGTGGCGTCCTTCTGGTTCGGCGGGCGGCCGGTGGTCAGCCTGGGTTCTGTGAACCAGCTCAAGCAGCACATCAACCCCAATCACACCA cCGACTCCTTTGAGACCATGTTGAAGTCGCTGCTCGGATACCCCCCGGGGATGGGAGGTGGGCCCAACGAGTCAGTGGTTAGAAAGAAATTATATGAAGGTGCCATCAATAACAGCCTGAAGAACAACTTCCCAGTCGTGCTCAAG GTGGCGGAGGAACTTGTGGGAAAGTGGAAGTCATTCCCGGAGGCTCAGCACACCCCGCTGTGTGCCCACCTGCTGGGTCTGGCCCTGAAGACCGTCACCCAGCTGGGTCTGGGCGAGCGCTTCAAAGATGACGCCGAAATCATCTCCTTCCGCAAGAACCACGATGCG ATCTGGTCTGAAATTGGAAAGGGCTACATGGACGGCTCCATGGAGAAGAGCTCCAGTAGGAAAGTTCATTATGAGAAGG CTTTGTCAGAGATGGAATCCATGCTTCTGTCAGTGGTGAAGGAGAGGAAGGCCCAGAGGAAACAGACGGCGTTTGTGGATGCTCTTCTTCAGTCCAGTCTCACAGAACGACAG GTCATGGAGGATTGCATGGTCTTCACTCTGGCTGGATGCGTCATCACTGCTAACT TGTGCATCTGGGCGCTTCACTTCCTGTCCACGTCCAAAGAAGTCCAAGACAAACTCTACCAGGAGTTACAGGACGTTTTGGGTTCTGATCCGGTTTCCCTAGACAAGATTCCTCAGCTCAG ATACTGCCAGCAGGTTCTCAATGAGACAGTAAGGACCGCCAAGCTGACCCCCGTAGCTGCTCGACTTCAGGAAGTGGAGGGCAAAGTGGATCAACATGTGATCCCTAAAGAG ACTTTGGTAATCTACGCCCTGGGAGTAGTCCTTCAGGATGCAGACACATGGAGCGCCCCCTACAG GTTTGATCCAGACCGATTTGAGGAAGAACCTGCGAGGAAGAGTTTCTGCCTACTCGGCTTCTCAGGGAACCAAACGTGTCCGGAACTCAG gtTTGCTTACACTGTAGCTACAGTCCTACTCAGCACGTTGGTGCGACAGCTGAAGCTTCACCAGCTGAAAGATCAAGTGGCAGAAGTCAAATCTGAGCTGGTGTCCACACCCAAGGACGAAACCTGGATCACCGTCAGCAgtagaaaaagctga
- the LOC102226914 gene encoding transmembrane protein 237B-like — protein MDGGDGKSIRFRELPPLPKRGQRALPTMSSQDTADFPAPKRKKKKPRKDANGEGDVDDQEMEMGGLGSRRASEVGDHLTPEATTDAPTQRKRKKKKAMSTDLDDNQADLVNGDTGDQTTDGEEVVKKTKKKKRSKVAESPLPDEFCVEEDDIINDSCSPIPQQALFSAPQGQSQPVGKLFVERTKRFQAAERSDWRTTGEQMDGAAELQHMPPLWTTRDVSVRVHEGFRVFGLFCHGFLAGYAVWNVVVVYMLAGQHLTALRNLLEQYHGLAYPSQSLLYMLLAICTVASFDRVNLAKGPVALRQIITLDPVALASFLYFSALILSLSQQMTSDRINLYASSNTTIWPQGSEHQILHPWVTINLVVALLVGLAWIFIATRPETDYTEGYLRAMEVEPARPEDKPEITG, from the exons ATGGACGGAGGAGACGGTAAA AGTATAAGGTTCAGGGAGCTGCCGCCTCTTCCTAAG CGAGGGCAGCGAGCTCTTCCCACCATGTCCAG CCAAGACACAGCAG ATTTTCCAGCCCCGAAGCGGAAAAAGAAGAAGCCAAGAAAAGACGCAAACGGAGAAGGAGATGTGGACG ATCAGGAAATGGAGATGGGAGGGCTCGGCAGCCGGAGGGCGTCCGAGGTCGGAGATCACCTGACACCGGAAGCCACAACAGATGCTCCGACGCAGAGGAAacggaagaagaagaaagccatGTCCACAG ATCTGGACGACAACCAAGCCGACCTGGTCAACGGAGACACAGGAGATCAGACCACCGACGGGGAAGAAGTGgtgaagaaaaccaaaaagaaaaa GAGGTCGAAGGTCGCAGAGTCGCCGCTTCCCGACGAGTTTTGCGTCGAAGAGGACGACATCATCAACGACAGCTGCTCGCCGATCCCCCAGCAGGCCCTGTTCTCAGCACCGCAGGGTCAGAGCCAGCCGGTCGGGAAGCTGTTTGTAGAGAGAACCA AGCGGTTCCAGGCCGCCGAGCGTTCCGACTGGAGGACGACGGGCGAGCAGATGGACGGCGCGGCCGAGCTGCAGCACATGCCGCCGCTCTGGACCACCAGAGACGTTTCCGTCCGAGTGCACGAAGGCTTCCG gGTGTTCGGTCTGTTCTGTCACGGCTTCCTGGCCGGCTACGCCGTGTGGAACGTGGTGGTGGTCTACATGCTGGCCGGGCAGCACCTGACCGCTCTGCGCAACCTGCTGGAGCAGTACCACGGCCTGGCCTACCCCTCACAGTCCCTGCTCTACATGCTGCTGGCCATCTGCACCGTCGCCTCCTTCGACAG GGTGAACCTGGCTAAAGGTCCGGTGGCTCTGCGGCAGATCATCACTCTGGATCCAGTGGCTCTGGCTTCGTTCT TGTATTTCTCTGCATTGATTCTTTCTCTGAGTCAGCAGATGACCAGCGATCGGATCAACCTCTACGCGTCCTCCAACACAACGATATG GCCTCAAGGGTCGGAGCACCAGATCCTCCACCCGTGGGTGACCATCAACCTGGTGGTGGCTCTGCTGGTGGGCTTGGCGTGGATCTTTATCGCCACCAGGCCGGAGACAGACTACACCGAGg gTTATCTGAGGGCGATGGAGGTTGAGCCGGCAAGGCCGGAGGACAAACCAGAAATtactggctga